In Streptomyces sp. NBC_00483, a single window of DNA contains:
- a CDS encoding Ppx/GppA phosphatase family protein translates to MRISVVDVGSNTVRLAIADARDGAPLPVHTAKRRLRLSELVDADRRLCPEAVERLVEAVRAAVAEAERWGSDEPFVFATAIVRDAPNRDEVLDAVEQGTGVRPRVLPGEVEAELTFLAARRWMGWRAGPLGVLDIGGGSLEVAFGRGRLPEFAISLPLGAGRLTREHLPADGSPPTEQQLKALRRHVRHQLRDVAARIRWEGPLTAAATSRTFTQLARLCGAPPGRHGPFVPRQLSRRALGFAVTELAALPADRRAELPGISAPRASQSLAGALVGHTAMKLMGISELTVCPWAIREGILLRHIEGDVGWGGSPVPALRLAAGDTPSPRTGATPWGLTPQTPRRPTGSPSNAGRA, encoded by the coding sequence ATGCGTATCAGTGTGGTGGATGTCGGTTCGAACACCGTGCGCCTCGCGATCGCGGACGCCCGCGACGGGGCGCCGCTGCCGGTGCACACGGCCAAGCGGCGGTTACGCCTGTCTGAGCTGGTGGACGCCGACCGCAGACTTTGTCCCGAGGCCGTCGAGCGTCTGGTGGAGGCGGTGCGGGCGGCGGTCGCGGAGGCCGAACGGTGGGGCAGCGACGAGCCGTTCGTCTTCGCCACGGCCATCGTCCGGGACGCGCCGAACCGGGACGAGGTGCTCGACGCCGTCGAGCAGGGCACCGGGGTGCGGCCCCGGGTGCTGCCCGGCGAGGTGGAGGCCGAGCTGACGTTCCTCGCGGCGCGGCGCTGGATGGGCTGGCGGGCCGGGCCGCTCGGCGTCCTCGACATCGGCGGCGGCTCGCTCGAGGTCGCCTTCGGGCGTGGTCGGCTGCCCGAGTTCGCGATCTCGCTGCCGCTCGGGGCGGGGCGACTCACCCGCGAGCATCTGCCGGCCGACGGCTCGCCACCCACGGAGCAGCAGTTGAAGGCCCTGCGGCGCCATGTGCGGCACCAGCTCAGGGACGTCGCGGCGCGGATCCGCTGGGAGGGGCCGCTGACCGCGGCGGCCACGTCCCGCACGTTCACGCAGCTGGCGCGCCTGTGCGGGGCACCGCCCGGACGTCATGGTCCTTTCGTGCCACGCCAGTTGAGCCGCAGGGCGCTGGGCTTCGCGGTCACCGAGCTGGCGGCGCTCCCGGCCGATCGCCGCGCGGAACTGCCCGGCATCTCCGCGCCCCGGGCGTCGCAGTCCCTCGCGGGAGCGCTCGTCGGCCACACGGCGATGAAGCTCATGGGCATCAGCGAGCTCACGGTCTGCCCGTGGGCGATCCGCGAGGGCATTCTGCTGCGCCACATCGAGGGAGACGTGGGATGGGGCGGTTCGCCGGTACCAGCGCTCCGCCTGGCAGCCGGCGACACCCCCTCACCCCGCACCGGGGCCACCCCCTGGGGCCTGACCCCCCAAACCCCTCGCCGCCCTACGGGCTCCCCTTCAAACGCCGGCAGGGCTTGA
- a CDS encoding SRPBCC family protein, with protein MEWTGARYADTPTVEVRRRIEASPERVWELVTDIGLMPRFSAELQSAEWLGEERGVGARFVGRNRHEAFGAWETTSYVVECTAPRVFAWAVSDPEVPSAVWRFTLDALDDGATELAQWVRMGPGRSGLSFAIDRMPEKEQKIVHVRLKEFEQGMTATLDALKDLAEGAAA; from the coding sequence ATGGAGTGGACGGGCGCGCGCTATGCGGACACCCCGACCGTCGAGGTGCGGCGCAGGATCGAGGCGTCGCCGGAGCGGGTGTGGGAGCTGGTGACGGACATCGGCCTCATGCCGCGGTTCAGCGCCGAGTTGCAGTCCGCCGAGTGGCTCGGCGAGGAGCGCGGTGTGGGCGCCCGGTTCGTGGGACGCAATCGGCACGAGGCGTTCGGCGCGTGGGAGACCACCTCGTACGTCGTCGAGTGCACGGCGCCGCGCGTGTTCGCGTGGGCGGTCTCCGACCCCGAAGTTCCCAGCGCCGTCTGGCGGTTCACCCTCGACGCGCTGGACGACGGGGCGACGGAGCTGGCCCAGTGGGTGCGGATGGGGCCGGGCCGCTCGGGCCTCTCCTTCGCGATCGACCGGATGCCGGAGAAGGAGCAGAAGATCGTCCACGTCCGGCTGAAGGAGTTCGAGCAGGGCATGACCGCCACGCTCGACGCCCTGAAGGACCTCGCGGAAGGGGCGGCTGCCTGA
- a CDS encoding acetyl-CoA carboxylase family protein: MGSAAVLVANRGEIAVRVLRAAAELGLRTVAVHEPGDEAHLHLADEVVPLASGGYLDAEALVAAARRSGCTYLHPGYGFLSESAAFARRCAGAGLTFVGPSPEVLDLFGDKARARALAVGTGVPVLPGTEGDTTLEEARAFLAEGPVMVKAVGGGGGRGMRVVRDAAELDEAWERCASEAQQAFGRSELYVERLWEGARHIEVQVVGDGDTASHLWERDCSAQRRHQKLVEIAPAPGLDATVRGRLLDAALRLAGAARYAGVGTVEFLVRGEEFVFMEANPRLQVEHTVTEEVTGVDLVAAQLRIAAGETLADLGLAGEPPAPRGFAVQLRVNAEVTDPDGAVRPSAGRLARLDVPTGPGVRVDTAARTGTELGTRYDSLLAKVVVHAPAGDFAAACVRARRALDEFTVEGVRTGIPFLARLLDHPGFTAGGFDTGFVQRHLAELAPPADAAPEGGTEPGTVTAPMAGTVVTVDAETGQLVAAGATLLVLEAMKMEHVVRAEHAGVVRAVGAEVGETVAEGAELVLLDVTESGAAQEDAAEELDLDAVRPDLAQVVARHAFGLDENRPEAVAKRHATGLRTARENIEDLCDPGTFTEYGALAVAAQRRRRPLDDLIRSTPADGMVTGTGRIGGAPAVAMSYDYTVLAGTQGHNNHRKTDRMLHLAEDRGLPVVLFAEGGGGRPGDTDTSSIAGLDVMTFHQMARLNGKVPLVGIASGRCFAGNAALLGCCDVIIATPEANIGMGGPAMIEGGGLGVHRPEDIGPLSVQVPNGVVDLPVADEAEAVRLARAYLSYFQGPQASWEAPDPRRLRHAVPENRRRAYDIRAAIEGLADTDSVLELRRGFGVGVITALVRIEGRPMGLVANNPAHLGGAVDRDAADKAAHFLRLCEAFGLPVVSLCDTPGFMVGPDSERTATVRQFADLFVAGARLTTPLVCLVLRKAYGLGAMAMMGGSTRAPLGTAAWPSGEFGGMGLEGAVRLGYRRELEAIADPAERERAFEARVAEMYEHGKAVNAAAALEIDAVIDPADSRSWIMSALDAPTVTSVMPAH; encoded by the coding sequence ATGGGGTCTGCCGCCGTACTCGTCGCCAACCGAGGGGAGATCGCCGTACGGGTGCTGCGCGCCGCCGCCGAACTCGGGCTGCGCACGGTGGCCGTGCACGAGCCGGGCGACGAGGCGCACCTGCACTTGGCGGACGAGGTCGTGCCGCTCGCTTCGGGCGGCTATCTGGACGCCGAGGCGCTGGTCGCGGCCGCGCGCCGTTCCGGTTGCACGTATCTCCACCCCGGTTACGGCTTCCTGAGCGAGTCCGCGGCGTTCGCCCGTCGGTGCGCGGGCGCCGGGCTCACCTTCGTGGGCCCTTCGCCGGAGGTGCTCGACCTGTTCGGGGACAAGGCGCGCGCCCGTGCGCTCGCGGTCGGGACCGGGGTGCCGGTGCTGCCCGGTACGGAGGGTGACACCACGCTGGAGGAGGCGCGGGCGTTCCTCGCCGAAGGGCCGGTGATGGTCAAGGCCGTGGGCGGGGGCGGCGGGCGCGGGATGCGGGTCGTACGGGACGCGGCGGAGCTCGACGAGGCGTGGGAGCGGTGTGCCTCCGAGGCTCAACAGGCTTTCGGTCGCAGCGAGTTGTACGTGGAGCGGCTGTGGGAGGGTGCCCGGCACATCGAGGTGCAGGTCGTCGGCGACGGTGACACCGCGAGCCACCTTTGGGAGCGGGACTGCAGCGCGCAGCGGCGCCACCAGAAGCTCGTCGAGATCGCCCCGGCGCCGGGCCTCGACGCCACCGTGCGCGGCCGGCTCCTCGACGCTGCCCTGCGGCTGGCCGGCGCCGCCCGCTACGCAGGCGTCGGCACGGTCGAATTCCTGGTCCGGGGCGAGGAGTTCGTGTTCATGGAGGCCAATCCGCGCCTCCAGGTGGAGCACACGGTGACGGAGGAGGTGACGGGTGTCGACCTGGTCGCGGCGCAGTTGCGGATCGCGGCGGGCGAGACCCTGGCCGACCTCGGCCTCGCCGGGGAGCCGCCCGCGCCCCGCGGCTTCGCCGTGCAGCTGCGGGTGAACGCGGAGGTCACGGACCCTGACGGTGCGGTGCGCCCGTCGGCGGGGCGGCTCGCGCGCCTCGACGTGCCGACGGGCCCCGGTGTGCGCGTCGACACCGCCGCCCGCACCGGCACCGAACTCGGCACGCGCTACGACTCCCTCCTCGCCAAGGTCGTCGTGCACGCGCCGGCCGGTGACTTCGCGGCGGCGTGCGTGCGGGCGCGGCGGGCGCTCGACGAATTCACGGTGGAGGGCGTGCGGACCGGAATCCCCTTCCTGGCCAGGCTGCTCGACCACCCCGGCTTCACGGCGGGCGGCTTCGACACCGGGTTCGTACAGCGCCACCTCGCGGAGCTCGCACCGCCGGCCGACGCCGCACCGGAAGGCGGCACGGAGCCGGGTACGGTGACCGCACCCATGGCGGGCACGGTCGTCACCGTGGACGCCGAGACCGGCCAACTCGTCGCGGCAGGCGCCACCTTGCTCGTACTGGAAGCGATGAAGATGGAGCACGTGGTGCGCGCCGAGCACGCGGGTGTCGTACGTGCGGTGGGTGCGGAAGTCGGCGAAACAGTCGCCGAGGGCGCCGAGTTGGTGCTCCTCGACGTGACGGAGAGCGGCGCCGCCCAGGAGGACGCGGCCGAGGAGCTCGACCTCGACGCGGTGCGCCCCGACCTCGCGCAGGTCGTCGCGCGGCACGCCTTCGGCCTGGACGAGAACCGCCCCGAAGCGGTCGCCAAGCGGCATGCGACCGGGCTCCGTACGGCCCGCGAGAACATCGAGGACCTGTGCGACCCGGGGACGTTCACCGAGTACGGCGCGCTCGCGGTGGCCGCGCAGCGGCGGCGCCGCCCGCTGGACGACCTGATCCGCTCGACGCCCGCCGACGGCATGGTCACCGGCACGGGCCGGATCGGCGGCGCGCCCGCGGTCGCGATGTCGTACGACTACACCGTGCTCGCCGGAACGCAGGGCCACAACAACCACCGCAAGACCGACCGGATGCTGCACCTGGCCGAGGACCGCGGACTGCCCGTCGTGCTGTTCGCGGAGGGCGGCGGGGGCCGGCCCGGCGACACGGACACGTCGTCGATCGCGGGCCTGGACGTCATGACGTTCCATCAAATGGCGCGGCTCAACGGCAAGGTGCCGCTCGTCGGCATCGCGTCGGGCCGCTGCTTCGCGGGGAACGCGGCGCTACTCGGCTGCTGCGATGTCATCATCGCGACGCCCGAGGCGAACATCGGCATGGGCGGACCCGCGATGATCGAGGGCGGCGGCCTCGGCGTGCACCGACCGGAGGACATCGGCCCGCTGTCGGTGCAGGTGCCGAACGGGGTCGTGGACCTCCCGGTCGCCGACGAGGCGGAGGCGGTGCGCTTGGCCCGCGCCTACCTCTCGTACTTCCAGGGCCCGCAGGCGAGTTGGGAGGCTCCGGACCCGCGACGCCTGCGCCACGCGGTGCCCGAGAACCGGCGCCGCGCCTACGACATCCGCGCCGCGATCGAGGGACTCGCCGACACGGACTCGGTGCTCGAACTGCGCCGCGGCTTCGGCGTGGGCGTGATCACGGCGCTGGTGCGGATCGAAGGCCGTCCGATGGGCCTGGTCGCCAACAACCCGGCGCACCTCGGCGGCGCCGTCGACCGGGACGCCGCGGACAAGGCGGCACACTTCCTGCGGCTGTGCGAGGCGTTCGGTCTCCCGGTCGTCTCGCTGTGCGACACACCGGGGTTCATGGTCGGCCCGGACTCCGAACGCACCGCGACGGTAAGGCAGTTCGCGGACCTGTTCGTGGCGGGCGCCCGCCTCACCACGCCGCTGGTGTGCCTCGTACTGCGCAAGGCATACGGGCTCGGGGCGATGGCCATGATGGGCGGTTCGACGCGGGCTCCGCTCGGCACGGCGGCCTGGCCGAGCGGCGAGTTCGGCGGGATGGGCCTGGAGGGCGCGGTACGGCTCGGCTACCGGCGCGAACTGGAGGCGATCGCCGATCCCGCCGAGCGGGAGCGGGCGTTCGAGGCGCGGGTCGCCGAGATGTACGAGCACGGCAAGGCGGTGAACGCGGCGGCGGCGCTGGAGATCGACGCGGTCATCGACCCGGCGGACTCAAGGAGTTGGATCATGTCGGCACTGGACGCGCCGACCGTGACCTCAGTCATGCCCGCGCATTGA
- a CDS encoding FAD-dependent monooxygenase: MTNTTVLISGAGVAGAALGHFLHRDGYDVTVVERAPGLRGSGYAVDFRGAAFDVLDELGILDEIRGHDTAMRGTVLVDADGAEMGRLPAETFAGELEVPKPELTRILHRLTEPELAYVFDDSITTLAQHDDGVAVEFEHGAPRTFDLVVGADGLFSKARRLAFGPHEEALRHLGMSGAGFTADNILGLDHSGVLQTGDGTAIYAFSGADADQMSVSLSFATDAPALDRRPRSEQEEALKGAFAGAGWVAPELLKAMSAADDFYFSSSTQVHLDAWSTGRVVLVGDAGYCAAPTAGMGTSQALIGARTLARQLAAADGDHPTAFTAYEAELRPYVRENQVKGQEGAAAFGGRDE; the protein is encoded by the coding sequence ATGACGAACACCACGGTCCTCATCTCGGGCGCCGGTGTCGCGGGCGCCGCCCTCGGACACTTCCTGCATCGCGACGGCTACGACGTCACCGTCGTCGAGCGCGCCCCCGGCCTGCGCGGCAGCGGTTACGCCGTGGACTTCCGCGGCGCCGCCTTCGATGTCCTCGACGAACTCGGCATCCTGGACGAGATCCGCGGCCACGACACCGCGATGCGCGGCACCGTGCTGGTCGACGCGGACGGTGCCGAAATGGGCCGGCTGCCCGCCGAGACGTTCGCCGGTGAACTGGAGGTCCCCAAACCCGAGCTGACCAGGATCCTGCACCGCCTCACCGAACCCGAACTCGCCTACGTCTTCGACGACTCCATCACCACGCTCGCCCAGCACGACGACGGTGTCGCCGTCGAGTTCGAGCACGGGGCGCCCCGGACCTTCGACCTGGTGGTCGGTGCGGACGGACTCTTCTCCAAGGCCCGTCGACTGGCCTTCGGCCCCCACGAGGAAGCGCTGCGTCACCTGGGCATGTCGGGCGCCGGGTTCACCGCCGACAACATTCTCGGCCTCGACCACAGCGGGGTACTGCAGACCGGCGACGGCACCGCCATCTACGCGTTCAGCGGCGCCGACGCCGACCAGATGTCAGTGAGCCTGTCGTTCGCAACCGACGCGCCCGCCCTGGATCGCCGCCCGCGTTCCGAGCAGGAGGAGGCCCTGAAGGGCGCGTTCGCAGGGGCCGGCTGGGTCGCGCCCGAGCTGCTGAAGGCGATGTCGGCCGCCGACGACTTCTACTTCTCCTCCTCCACCCAGGTCCACCTGGACGCCTGGTCGACCGGACGGGTCGTCCTCGTCGGCGACGCCGGATACTGCGCCGCACCGACCGCCGGCATGGGTACCTCACAAGCCTTGATCGGCGCCCGCACCCTGGCCCGGCAGCTCGCCGCGGCCGACGGCGACCACCCCACCGCGTTCACCGCCTACGAGGCCGAACTACGCCCGTACGTGCGGGAAAACCAAGTGAAGGGCCAGGAGGGCGCCGCAGCCTTCGGCGGCCGCGACGAGTGA
- a CDS encoding AAA family ATPase yields MFASVDEVTTRLAGTGYLASPAVATTVFLAAKLGKPLLVEGPAGVGKTELAKAVAAISDARLIRLQCYEGVDESRALYEWNHAKQLLRITAGRDETWDQTRTDIFSEEYLLSRPLLTAIRGEDAKVLLIDEMDKADVEVEGLLLEVLSDFQVTVPELGTIAATRRPFVVLTSNASRELSEALRRRCLFLHIGFPEEELERRIVALKVPELDAVLAESLVRVVGALRAMDLRKVPSVAETVDWARTLLALGADRLDEEVVRASLGVVLKHQEDVNTAAAKLDLDAV; encoded by the coding sequence TTGTTCGCTTCCGTGGACGAAGTCACCACGCGCCTGGCCGGGACCGGCTATCTGGCCTCGCCCGCCGTGGCGACCACCGTCTTCCTGGCCGCCAAGCTCGGCAAGCCACTGCTCGTCGAGGGCCCGGCCGGCGTCGGCAAGACGGAACTCGCGAAGGCGGTGGCCGCGATCAGCGACGCCCGCCTGATCCGCCTCCAGTGCTACGAGGGCGTGGACGAGAGCCGCGCGCTCTACGAGTGGAACCACGCCAAGCAGCTGCTGCGCATCACGGCGGGCCGCGACGAGACCTGGGACCAGACCCGTACGGACATCTTCAGCGAGGAGTACCTCCTCTCGCGCCCGCTCCTGACCGCGATCCGCGGCGAGGACGCCAAGGTCCTCCTCATCGACGAGATGGACAAGGCGGACGTAGAAGTAGAAGGTCTCCTCCTCGAAGTCCTCTCCGACTTCCAGGTGACCGTCCCCGAGCTGGGCACCATCGCCGCCACCCGGCGCCCCTTCGTGGTCCTCACCTCCAACGCGAGCCGCGAACTGTCGGAGGCGCTGCGCCGCCGCTGCCTCTTCCTCCACATCGGCTTCCCCGAGGAGGAGTTGGAGCGCCGCATCGTCGCCCTGAAGGTGCCCGAGCTCGACGCGGTGCTCGCCGAGTCCCTCGTACGGGTCGTGGGTGCGCTGCGCGCGATGGATCTGCGCAAGGTGCCCTCGGTCGCGGAGACGGTGGACTGGGCGCGCACGCTGCTGGCGCTCGGCGCGGACCGCCTGGACGAGGAGGTCGTACGGGCGTCCCTCGGCGTCGTCCTCAAGCATCAGGAGGACGTGAACACGGCAGCGGCGAAGCTCGACCTGGACGCGGTGTGA
- a CDS encoding LLM class flavin-dependent oxidoreductase gives MRTSTTIEASGGNWRETVDFVTEAERLGLDICWVAEAWGSEAPSPLGYLAARTERMLLGSGIIQLATRTPAAIARAAITLSNISEGRFLLGLGPSGPQVIEGLHGVPFARPLGRMRETVEIVRMAATGEKLAYEGREFTLPLPGGDAKPMRLSMRAEHELPIYLATLSPKMLRLTGEVADGWLGTSFVPEGAKEAYFDHLDAGLAASGRTRADLDICQGAEVNFVEDEEELAAVVGSRKKELAFSLGGMGSASTNFYNQAYSRQGWADVAAAVRERWQAGDREGAAALVTDDMVLATTLIGTEDMVRDRLKVWRDAGVDTVRLYPAGDTVDARLATLGRAIELVRGVG, from the coding sequence ATGCGTACGTCGACCACCATCGAGGCGTCCGGCGGGAACTGGCGGGAGACCGTCGACTTCGTCACCGAGGCCGAGCGTCTTGGGCTGGACATCTGCTGGGTCGCGGAGGCCTGGGGCTCCGAAGCGCCGTCCCCGCTGGGGTACTTGGCGGCGCGCACCGAGCGGATGCTGCTCGGCTCCGGCATCATCCAGCTCGCGACCCGCACTCCGGCGGCCATCGCGCGCGCGGCGATCACGCTGTCGAACATCTCCGAGGGCCGCTTCCTCCTCGGGCTCGGTCCGTCCGGGCCGCAGGTGATCGAGGGGCTGCACGGGGTGCCGTTCGCGCGGCCGTTGGGCCGGATGCGGGAGACGGTCGAGATCGTTCGGATGGCGGCGACGGGCGAGAAACTTGCCTACGAGGGGCGGGAGTTCACGCTGCCGTTGCCCGGTGGCGATGCGAAGCCGATGCGGCTGTCGATGCGGGCGGAGCACGAACTTCCCATCTACCTGGCCACGTTGTCGCCGAAGATGCTGCGGCTCACCGGGGAGGTCGCCGACGGGTGGCTCGGGACGAGTTTCGTGCCCGAGGGAGCCAAGGAGGCGTACTTCGACCACTTGGACGCCGGGCTCGCGGCGTCCGGGCGGACCAGGGCCGACCTCGACATCTGCCAGGGGGCGGAGGTGAACTTCGTCGAGGACGAGGAGGAGCTGGCCGCGGTGGTGGGCAGCCGGAAGAAGGAGCTCGCCTTCAGCCTCGGCGGCATGGGCTCCGCCTCGACCAATTTCTACAACCAGGCGTACAGCAGGCAGGGTTGGGCCGACGTCGCCGCGGCGGTCCGCGAACGCTGGCAGGCCGGCGACCGCGAGGGGGCGGCCGCCCTGGTCACCGACGACATGGTCCTCGCCACGACGCTCATCGGCACGGAGGACATGGTGCGGGACCGCTTGAAGGTGTGGCGGGACGCGGGGGTGGACACGGTGCGGCTGTACCCGGCCGGAGACACGGTGGACGCGCGGCTGGCGACGCTGGGGCGGGCGATCGAGCTGGTACGGGGGGTGGGCTGA
- a CDS encoding acyltransferase family protein, protein MKADGRDAYFDNAKYLAIVLVALGHAWEPLRGDSRAASALYFTVYTFHMPAFIVISGYFSRSFDASPRRMKRLVTGVLVPYVIFEVAYTFFKRTVGDDPDYPISLLDPWYLTWFLIALFIWRLTTPLWKIIRAPLPLALAVAVLAAVSPDIGDDLDLQRVLQFLPFFVLGLCLKPHHFSLVRRREARLLAVPVFVGALLVAYWASPRMTAAWFYRRDSAQELGASGWTGVVMTLALFGCSVILMACFFAWVPGRRLWCTALGAGTLYGYLLHGFLAKGSRFWGWYDHDWVHTPLGEITVTVIAASVITVLCTPPVQRLFHWAMEPEMKWAFKKDPAS, encoded by the coding sequence ATGAAGGCGGACGGCCGTGACGCGTACTTCGACAACGCCAAGTACCTGGCGATCGTCCTCGTCGCGCTCGGGCACGCCTGGGAACCGCTGCGTGGCGACAGCCGTGCGGCCTCCGCGCTGTACTTCACCGTCTACACGTTCCACATGCCGGCGTTCATCGTGATCTCCGGATACTTCTCGCGGTCGTTCGACGCGAGCCCCCGCCGGATGAAACGCCTGGTCACGGGCGTACTGGTGCCGTATGTGATCTTCGAGGTGGCGTACACCTTCTTCAAGCGCACGGTGGGCGACGACCCGGACTACCCGATCAGCCTGCTCGACCCCTGGTATCTGACCTGGTTCCTGATCGCGCTCTTCATCTGGCGGCTCACCACCCCGCTCTGGAAGATCATCCGGGCGCCGCTGCCGCTGGCCCTCGCGGTCGCCGTGCTCGCCGCCGTCTCCCCCGACATCGGTGACGACCTGGACCTTCAGCGGGTGCTCCAGTTCCTGCCCTTCTTCGTGCTCGGGCTGTGCCTCAAGCCGCACCACTTCAGCCTGGTGCGGCGCCGCGAGGCCCGCCTGCTCGCCGTGCCGGTGTTCGTGGGCGCGCTGCTCGTCGCTTACTGGGCCTCGCCGCGGATGACCGCCGCCTGGTTCTACCGCCGTGACAGCGCGCAGGAGCTGGGCGCGTCCGGCTGGACGGGCGTGGTGATGACGCTCGCACTGTTCGGCTGCTCGGTGATCCTGATGGCCTGCTTCTTCGCGTGGGTGCCGGGGCGCAGGCTGTGGTGCACGGCGCTCGGCGCGGGCACCCTGTACGGCTATCTGCTGCACGGCTTCCTCGCGAAGGGCTCCCGCTTCTGGGGCTGGTACGACCACGACTGGGTGCACACGCCGCTCGGCGAGATCACCGTCACCGTGATCGCGGCGAGTGTCATCACCGTCCTGTGCACCCCACCCGTCCAGCGGCTGTTCCACTGGGCCATGGAGCCCGAGATGAAGTGGGCCTTCAAGAAGGATCCAGCTTCCTAG
- a CDS encoding vWA domain-containing protein → MSTALSVADRVTSLVRALRAHGIRIGTGESVDAAQAVAALGLDSRDRLREGLASTLLHDQGQRAVFDPVFDVYFPHAVGAPGEAGATDRDSLRERLTEALTRNDSAALARLAAAAVDALGGYDTNGWSSQQTLDRLRPQTLLAPVMSAIRAGGSGQSGAFTDRIEADEIRRRIEAFREGVRGEARRRVAEARNRDELARRMPVQTPDRTLFLYADKAQLAELRRTVHPLARKLATRLAARRRRAARGHIDLRRTLRGSLSTGGVPMKPVLRKRRPTRPELVLLCDVSGSVAGFANFTMLLVQALHDQFSKIRVFAFVNRIDEVTDLIAHGAADAEGLGARIASEATLTGWHGSSDYGTALGEFVERYESAVGPRTTVLILGDARNNQQNPNLPALRRITHASRRTYWLNPEPRSQWDTGDSAASTYAEVVDLYECRNARQLSTLVGRLLPV, encoded by the coding sequence GTGAGCACGGCGCTCTCGGTCGCGGACCGGGTCACCTCGCTCGTCCGGGCGCTGCGCGCGCACGGCATCCGGATCGGCACCGGCGAGAGCGTGGACGCCGCACAGGCGGTGGCGGCGCTGGGCCTGGACAGCCGGGACCGGCTGCGCGAAGGGCTGGCCTCCACGCTCCTCCACGACCAGGGCCAGCGCGCGGTCTTCGACCCGGTCTTCGACGTGTACTTCCCGCACGCGGTGGGCGCGCCCGGCGAAGCCGGCGCCACCGACAGGGACAGCCTCCGCGAACGCCTCACCGAAGCCCTGACCAGGAACGACAGCGCCGCCCTCGCCCGCCTGGCAGCCGCGGCGGTGGACGCCCTCGGCGGCTACGACACGAACGGCTGGTCGTCCCAGCAGACGCTCGACCGGCTGCGCCCGCAGACGCTCCTCGCGCCCGTCATGTCGGCGATCCGCGCGGGCGGCAGCGGCCAGTCAGGGGCGTTCACCGACCGCATCGAGGCGGACGAGATCCGGCGCCGCATCGAGGCCTTCCGCGAAGGGGTGCGCGGCGAGGCCCGCCGCCGCGTCGCGGAGGCCCGCAACCGCGACGAGCTGGCGCGCCGCATGCCGGTCCAGACACCCGACCGCACCCTGTTCCTCTACGCGGACAAGGCCCAACTCGCCGAGCTGCGCCGCACGGTCCACCCCCTGGCCCGCAAGCTGGCCACCCGCCTCGCGGCCCGCAGACGCCGCGCGGCCCGCGGCCACATCGACCTGCGCCGAACGCTGCGCGGCTCCCTGTCGACGGGCGGCGTCCCCATGAAGCCCGTCCTGCGCAAGCGCCGCCCGACCCGCCCGGAACTGGTCCTGCTCTGCGACGTGTCGGGCTCGGTGGCCGGCTTCGCGAACTTCACGATGCTCCTGGTCCAGGCCCTGCACGACCAGTTCAGCAAGATCCGCGTCTTCGCCTTCGTCAACCGGATCGACGAGGTCACCGACCTCATCGCGCACGGCGCCGCGGACGCGGAGGGCCTCGGCGCCCGCATCGCCTCCGAGGCCACGCTGACCGGCTGGCACGGCAGCAGCGACTACGGCACGGCGCTCGGCGAGTTCGTCGAGCGCTACGAGTCCGCGGTGGGCCCCCGCACCACGGTCCTCATCCTCGGCGACGCCCGCAACAACCAGCAGAACCCGAACCTCCCGGCCCTCCGCCGCATCACCCACGCCTCCCGCCGCACCTACTGGCTCAACCCGGAACCCCGCTCCCAGTGGGACACGGGCGACTCCGCGGCCTCCACGTACGCGGAAGTGGTGGACCTGTACGAATGCCGTAACGCGCGCCAGCTGAGCACCTTGGTGGGCCGCCTGCTTCCCGTCTAG
- a CDS encoding winged helix-turn-helix transcriptional regulator, translating into MRRTSFADWPCSIARTMDLLGDWWTPLVLREAFYGITRFDVFQQELGIARTTLAERLRRLVEAGLMEKRAYDSAPVRHDYVLTEKGRDFFGVLAAMNAWGNRWLSGEEGAPVVFEHDRCGHATEAEVVCGHCGEPMTAEDTHARMGPGYPEKLARRPDIAARFTR; encoded by the coding sequence ATGAGGCGCACTTCCTTTGCCGACTGGCCCTGCTCCATCGCCCGCACCATGGACCTCCTGGGGGACTGGTGGACGCCGCTCGTGCTGCGCGAGGCGTTCTACGGCATCACCCGGTTCGACGTGTTCCAGCAGGAGCTCGGTATCGCCCGGACGACTCTGGCGGAGCGGCTGCGGCGGCTGGTCGAGGCGGGGCTGATGGAGAAGCGGGCCTATGACAGTGCTCCGGTGCGGCACGACTACGTCCTGACGGAGAAGGGGCGCGATTTCTTCGGCGTCCTCGCCGCGATGAACGCCTGGGGCAATCGCTGGCTGTCCGGCGAGGAGGGCGCGCCCGTCGTCTTCGAACACGACCGGTGCGGTCATGCCACCGAGGCGGAGGTCGTGTGCGGGCACTGCGGCGAGCCGATGACCGCCGAGGACACCCACGCGCGGATGGGCCCCGGCTACCCCGAGAAGCTCGCGCGGCGCCCGGACATCGCGGCGCGCTTCACCCGCTGA